From the Quercus lobata isolate SW786 chromosome 6, ValleyOak3.0 Primary Assembly, whole genome shotgun sequence genome, one window contains:
- the LOC115950916 gene encoding endo-1,3;1,4-beta-D-glucanase-like has protein sequence MSSSQCFENPPTLSSTCGAGTVQEFGGLQTYITGSPDSKLAILLISDVFGYEAPNLRKLADKVASAGYLVVVPDFFYGDPIINFNDPTFDRDSWRKTHNTDKGYEDAKPVLTALKSRGVSAIGAAGFCWGGKVVAKLASSTDIQAAVVLHPGKITEDEIDDVKVPIAILGAEIDHTSPPEQLKEFGKKLSEKSEFDSFVKIFPGVAHGWSVRYNLEDESAVKSAEEAQLDMLNWFTKYVK, from the exons ATGTCAAGCTCTCAGTGCTTTGAGAACCCACCAACTCTGAGCTCAACCTGTGGAGCAGGGACAGTCCAAGAATTTGGAGGCCTTCAAACCTATATCACTGGCTCTCCAGATTCCAAGCTTGCCATCCTTCTCATTTCCGATGTTTTTG GGTATGAAGCACCCAATTTAAG GAAACTTGCAGACAAAGTTGCGTCAGCTGGATATTTGGTGGTAGttcctgattttttttatggggaccctattattaattttaatgacCCTACATTTGATCGAGACTCATGGCGAAAAACTCACAACACG GATAAAGGATATGAAGATGCCAAACCTGTGCTTACGGCTCTGAAGAGTAGAGGAGTTTCTGCCATAGGGGCTGCAGGTTTTTGCTGGGGAG GGAAGGTAGTAGCGAAATTAGCAAGTTCTACTGACATTCAGGCTGCTGTCGTGTTACATCCTGGAAAGATCACGGAAGATGAAATTGATG ATGTTAAGGTTCCTATTGCTATATTGGGAGCTGAGATTGACCATACCTCCCCACCTGAACAATTGAAAGAGTTTGGAAAGAAGTTGTCAGAAAAATCTGAG TTTGATAGCTTTGTGAAAATATTCCCTGGTGTGGCTCATGGATGGTCAGTGAGGTACAATCTTGAGGATGAGTCAGCCGTCAAGAGTGCTGAAGAGGCCCAATTGGACATGTTAAATTGGTTTACCAAGTATGTCAAGTGA
- the LOC115950915 gene encoding probable 3-hydroxyisobutyrate dehydrogenase-like 2, mitochondrial gives MGTPFPNPITPSQTRIGWIGIGVMGAAMASRLLSAGFSLSFYARNPSKPSSLSLQSQGAVLASSPRDLARSCDVIFTMLGHPPDVRQIVLDSDGLLSGLNPNSVIVDTTSSHPALAREIFSAARKMDCWAVDAPVSGGDIGARDGKLAILAGGDGEVVKWLTPLFDILGKVTYMGLAGCGQSCKIGNQIVVGANLLGLSEGLVFAEKAGLDVGQLFEAVRSGAAGSVVMELFGERMIGRDFRPGGFAEYHVKDLGMGVDVVEQGDDEKVVVLPGAALCKQLFSGMVANGDGKLGTQGLITVIQRLNGK, from the coding sequence GGCATAGGCGTAATGGGCGCTGCCATGGCCTCTCGCCTCCTCTCTGCTGGTTTCTCACTCTCCTTCTACGCTCGCAACCCTTCCAAACCTTCATCCCTCTCTCTCCAATCCCAAGGCGCCGTTCTCGCCTCTTCCCCACGCGACCTCGCTCGTTCCTGCGATGTCATCTTCACCATGCTCGGACACCCACCAGATGTTCGACAAATTGTCCTCGACTCGGATGGCCTCCTCTCCGGCCTAAATCCAAACTCTGTCATTGTTGACACTACCAGCAGTCACCCTGCACTCGCACGCGAAATTTTCTCCGCTGCACGCAAGATGGATTGCTGGGCTGTCGACGCCCCGGTTTCCGGTGGCGACATTGGTGCTAGAGATGGGAAATTGGCTATACTCGCTGGTGGTGATGGTGAAGTTGTGAAGTGGCTGACACCCTTGTTTGATATTTTAGGGAAGGTCACGTATATGGGTCTAGCGGGTTGTGGCCAGAGTTGTAAGATAGGGAATCAGATTGTTGTGGGAGCGAATTTATTGGGGCTGAGTGAAGGGTTGGTGTTTGCGGAGAAGGCGGGTTTGGATGTTGGGCAGCTCTTCGAGGCGGTGAGGAGTGGGGCGGCGGGGTCGGTGGTGATGGAGTTGTTTGGGGAGAGGATGATAGGGAGGGACTTTAGGCCAGGTGGGTTTGCAGAATATCATGTGAAGGATTTGGGGATGGGTGTGGATGTTGTGGAGCAAGGTGATGATGAGAAGGTTGTGGTTTTACCTGGGGCAGCATTGTGTAAGCAGTTGTTTTCTGGGATGGTTGCTAACGGGGATGGGAAGCTTGGCACTCAGGGCTTGATCACTGTTATACAGAGACTCAATGGCAAGTGA